GCGCCGTCCGGCCACGTACTACGCCAGCATCCACACCCGCGACATTTTCAACTCGGCCAAGCCGGAGGCGGAGAAACCGCCAGAACCGCCCAAGCCGACCGAACTGAAGCTCAAGCTCTGGGGCGTGGCCGTGCACACTGGAGGTGCGTCCCATTGCATCATTGAAGATCTGACCACACACAAGCAGGACGTCTACGGGATCAAGGACAAGGTTCCCGGGAACGCGACGGTCAAGTCCGTCGAATGGGATCGCGTCATCCTGGACCGCGACGGGCAGGACGAGATCCTCGAATTGGCCCAGGCCCAGGGGGCGCCGCCCCGCCCGGCGCCCGCCGTGGCGGCAGCCCAGCCCGGTCAGACGGGGAACCCCCACATCCGCAAGGTGAGCGACACCCAGTACAGCATCGATCGCAGCGAGGTGGATTCGGCCTTGGACAACATGAGCCAGCTGTTCACCCAGATTCGCGCGGTGCCGCACTTCGAAGGCGGGCAATCGACGGGGTTTCGCCTCTTTGCGATTCGCCAGAACAGTCTCTTCGACAACATCGGGTTGCGAAACGGGGATATCATCCAGAGCATCAACGGCACCGAGATCAACGATCCCCAACGCGCGCTGGGCCTGATCAACGAGTTGCGCAACGCGTCAGAGCTG
This portion of the Candidatus Binatia bacterium genome encodes:
- the gspC gene encoding type II secretion system protein GspC, whose product is MKISPQHLVGVNLALLALIAYWGASTVSTAVAAKLSPPPQVRLSQPPPPIAREPRRPATYYASIHTRDIFNSAKPEAEKPPEPPKPTELKLKLWGVAVHTGGASHCIIEDLTTHKQDVYGIKDKVPGNATVKSVEWDRVILDRDGQDEILELAQAQGAPPRPAPAVAAAQPGQTGNPHIRKVSDTQYSIDRSEVDSALDNMSQLFTQIRAVPHFEGGQSTGFRLFAIRQNSLFDNIGLRNGDIIQSINGTEINDPQRALGLINELRNASELNVLINRNKEPVSLQLKIGG